In Opitutus sp. ER46, one DNA window encodes the following:
- a CDS encoding Xaa-Pro peptidase family protein, with protein MARPLPPPLLYADSEHNADALYFGRIKVPDAFIAFGCRGRKYAVVSALEFGRVKRTSAFDVVLPLEEGMQSAREKWPQRAVGPAEVIAVTARKLKQTSFTIAEDFPAALYARLTALGLKLTFARGMLFPEREIKSAAEAAQIREGNRCSALGFAAVERILRGSRIKGRQLVYRGRPVTSESLKFAVEAACLEAGAISTGTIVAGGDQACDPHETGSGPIRPHELVIVDIFPRLVATGYHGDMTRTYLKGRASDAQRALVAAVRDAQLAALGLIKTGVNGRSVHAKVVELFAARGYETRRTPQRSIGFFHGTGHGLGLAVHEPPRLSSVVDSPLLRGAVVTVEPGLYYPGLGGCRIEDVVQVTDRAPRLLSSHPYDWEIR; from the coding sequence ATGGCCCGCCCTCTCCCTCCTCCGCTGCTGTACGCCGACTCGGAACATAATGCGGACGCGCTCTACTTTGGCCGGATCAAGGTGCCGGATGCATTCATCGCCTTTGGCTGCCGCGGTCGGAAATACGCCGTGGTCAGCGCGCTGGAATTCGGGCGGGTGAAGCGAACCTCCGCTTTCGACGTCGTCCTTCCGCTCGAGGAAGGCATGCAGTCCGCGCGCGAAAAGTGGCCGCAACGCGCAGTCGGCCCCGCCGAGGTGATCGCCGTGACCGCCCGCAAGCTGAAGCAAACGAGCTTCACCATCGCCGAGGATTTTCCGGCCGCGCTCTACGCCCGGCTGACCGCGCTGGGCCTCAAGCTCACCTTCGCCCGGGGCATGCTCTTCCCCGAGCGCGAAATCAAGTCGGCCGCCGAGGCGGCGCAGATCCGCGAAGGCAACCGCTGCAGCGCCCTCGGCTTCGCGGCCGTGGAGCGCATTCTCCGCGGCAGCCGTATCAAGGGTCGCCAGCTCGTTTATCGCGGCCGGCCGGTCACCAGCGAAAGCCTCAAGTTCGCGGTGGAAGCCGCCTGCCTCGAGGCCGGCGCCATTTCCACCGGCACCATCGTCGCCGGCGGCGATCAGGCCTGCGACCCGCACGAAACCGGTTCCGGCCCCATCCGCCCGCACGAGCTGGTGATCGTCGACATCTTTCCCCGCCTCGTGGCCACCGGATACCACGGCGACATGACCCGCACCTACCTGAAGGGCCGCGCCAGCGACGCGCAGCGCGCGCTCGTCGCCGCGGTGCGCGACGCCCAACTGGCCGCGCTTGGCCTGATCAAGACCGGCGTCAATGGCCGCAGCGTCCACGCCAAGGTCGTCGAGCTCTTTGCCGCCCGCGGCTATGAAACCCGCCGCACGCCGCAGCGCTCCATCGGCTTCTTCCACGGGACCGGCCATGGGCTCGGTCTCGCCGTCCACGAACCCCCGCGCCTGAGCAGCGTGGTCGACTCGCCGCTCCTTCGCGGCGCGGTCGTGACCGTCGAACCCGGGCTCTATTACCCCGGCCTCGGCGGATGCCGGATCGAGGATGTCGTCCAGGTTACCGACCGCGCGCCGCGCCTGCTCTCGAGCCACCCCTACGATTGGGAGATCCGATGA
- a CDS encoding DUF192 domain-containing protein yields MHPWLRVVLALSAVVVAAGLPACAQKKSGVESRKTVADFFSIKVGEKVVRLQLAVLDVEQERGLMFRRDLGPDDGMLFVYPRTQRMSFWMRNTPTPLDIGYFDAQGVLREIYPLQPFDEAAVASRSTEIKFPLEMPQGWFAAKGVRPGAQLDLKAVAAALKERGFEPRQFGLGEFL; encoded by the coding sequence ATGCATCCCTGGCTCCGGGTCGTTCTCGCGCTGTCTGCAGTGGTCGTCGCGGCGGGCCTGCCCGCCTGTGCCCAGAAGAAGTCCGGCGTCGAGAGCCGCAAGACGGTGGCCGACTTCTTCTCGATCAAGGTGGGGGAAAAGGTGGTGCGGCTGCAGCTGGCGGTGCTCGATGTCGAGCAGGAGCGGGGGCTGATGTTCCGACGCGATCTCGGACCAGACGATGGCATGCTCTTCGTGTACCCCCGCACCCAACGGATGAGCTTCTGGATGCGGAACACGCCGACGCCGCTCGACATTGGGTACTTCGATGCGCAGGGCGTGTTGCGGGAAATCTACCCACTCCAGCCTTTCGACGAGGCGGCGGTGGCCTCGCGCAGCACGGAGATCAAGTTTCCGCTCGAGATGCCTCAGGGCTGGTTTGCCGCGAAAGGCGTGCGACCGGGGGCCCAGCTGGATCTGAAGGCGGTGGCGGCCGCACTGAAGGAGCGCGGTTTCGAGCCGCGGCAGTTCGGGCTGGGCGAGTTTCTCTGA